From the genome of Papaver somniferum cultivar HN1 unplaced genomic scaffold, ASM357369v1 unplaced-scaffold_10, whole genome shotgun sequence:
ACCACCTGTTTTCTATTTCCTTATTTAGTTTGCTTAAGTTCTCCTTATTCAGCTTAGTTTAGTTTCCTAGTTTGAATAGAATTCTTAATATTAGCTTTGCTTGTTTACCAAGGCTTTGAAGCTATAAATATCCTGGCCACACTACAAAACAGGTGGCTTCTAGGGACGGTTTTGAAAAAATGGCCGTCCCTAGAGATGGTTATTTGGGACGTTCATGGTCTGACCGTCCCTATATGTCACGGGATAATTAATTTAAGGCTATTTTTAGGCCGTCCCTAAAAGAAAGTATGACAAAAAAGTATTAGTGACGGTAGAATAGGGGACGGACACAAAACCGTCACAAATGCTTCCTGGGACGGTTTTAGGGCTTCTTGGGAcgttttttggccgtcccaagaggccttctatTTTGTAGTGCCATAAGTTATTTtggatcaatcaatcaaataacaaTTCaagtttacttttattttcttcttaaagTTGGTGGCTAACCCCCAACTCAAAGGGTTTTTCCggttcatttcttcttcttcgttagaATACAATCCCTTTTCTCTTGTGAAGAATATCTTCACAGATTTCTCCAGTGTTAAAAAGGTCTAGAACCCTAACACCTGGATCAGAGCAGGTTTagatcaaaccctaaattcaccaaattttttttttctaatgggTCAAAATTATACAGAGAATCTGAAACTCGTAAACGATGGCGTTACTGATATGTATAAATATTACTGCTTTGGATAAAAGACAACTTGATGAAGACGAGAAGATCAAGACCAAGGATGTTGCAAAACGTCAACAAGGAGAAGGAGAACGAGTTGCTCGTCAACTAGAAACAACTGAGAATAATAAAGTTCTCGCAGATACCATTGCAACCAGCATAACAACAGCTCTGAATACTTTGTCCACAACTCTGTCGACAAGTATATCTACAGATTTTTctactcacctcactcaaaatcTAAACACAGAGCTCACCAATTCGTTGAAAACGGTCTTTCCTGAATTTATTCCTCAACCTACCAATAATGGTTATGGTAACAATCGTGGTGCAAatcctccacctccacctccgccTCCACCTGCCAGAGCTAGTGTCGTTAACCTCAAGTTTTCTTACTTTGACGGAGAGGATCCTGATGGCTGGATTTCTAACACTGATTAATATTTTTCGGTTCATACAGCTGATGATGCTCTAAAGATTACTATTGATGCTGCTATTTTGAAAGGTGATGCCTATGCTTGGTATCGTTGGAGGAAGTCCACGACCACGACTTCAGTAACTACATGGTAAGATTTGTGTTCTCTTGTTCGTGCTCGTTTTCCCTGCTGCGAAATTGGTTGATGATAGGATGACATTAAGTACCATTAAACAGAAAGTTTCATTGACAACTCAAAAAGCTACTTCTAAAGATAAAGATGAAAATCAGGTTACAGAAGTTTTACCAGCGAATCAAGAGGATTCGTTGTCATCTAAAGATGCTAGGGCTGATTCCGCTACATTGTTAGTTGAAGAGACTTTGCATGATTCACGGGATATTATTGCATTAGTTGATGATGAATATACAATAGATACCACAGAGAAGGATGATGCGATATTGGTTCCAGAATCGGAAGAGATTGCTAAAGTTCCGCAACATTTAGAAATCGTTGTACAAGCCGTCCGTATAAAACCATTCGTGGAAGATCATATTCCTAAAACGGTTCCGTATAATTTTCAAAAGATGAATGGTGAGTTATTGAATCTTAATCCTAATGATTTATTAGTTCATGATTTCGATTCATCGTTATCTACTGTTGAGAACAATCCAGTTGTCATTCATGAAGAAACACAAACCGTCTCTTATGTAAACTCTAGCAAGGTTCGACTTGTAGAGTTATCCCAGGAGAAttattttgtgtcttttgatATGTCTGTCGATGTGTTTTATTCTCAATCTTTTGAGGATATAACTGTGGAAAATTATACCGGAAGAATTCGTGTTTGAATTTTCTCAAACGCCAAAAGAGTATCATTGGCACAAGAGTTTGTAGTTAACAACGCatataagaaacagaggaaacaatattgtttcaTAAAGGAAAAAGTATTTATTACTCCTTTGTTATGCGATGGTTTCCTCTTGAGAGATTCTTTATCTTTCAAACTTGAAGAAGAATTAGGATTGGGAATTGTAAATTTGGTATGACTAGAGGAAGAACTTTTGCTGAAACAGAACCAGTATGGGAATTAATATAACAACAAATTAGCACTATGATTTTAACAGAAAGTAAGATAagatcagtttcagcaaaatcagaAAGAGAGATAAGATCagcaaaatcaaaattaaaccttTGATGAGAATCCATAGAAACAACAGCAAAATCAAATTTGAGATCtcaaaagatgaagatgaagaaatttaaagaagatgaagatttgcagaGGATTCACAGAAACGAGAAGGGAAgacgaaataaaaaagaaaaaattatctcTCTTCAATCTTGGTTAATATATAGATGAAAAAGATGACCGGTTAAATTCGAACGCGCcggtaaaaaggaaagaaaattagcaTGTGTAGACGGTTACACTGAAATCACGGAGATATGTCGGTAGATAAGAATATGAAAAGGTGAACGGGTGCGGCAGAGTAGATTGGGGTTTCTCATATCGCTCCCTTTGTCAAAAgaacgatatgagaagaggcaaaatgtaggagtaaaataCCGCACACCTATTAGATTTGTGAACTAACGACCATCAGGACTGAGCGAAGACAACCGCATGAAGTGTATCCAGAATGACGCAGCAGATAACGTCAGCTTAGTCACGAGAAAAATGTGAAGAGCCATGCAATATTATAGGGCACGTGCGAAAAGAGTCAATGTAAGCGTGCATTAAtgacgcacgccagatccgaaaataagggctttattagctgtcatccactatgtaaacccctatataagggaccaagcgaccttgtattgagagagatctttttgagagtttagacaaggaatttaggagagagaaagattgtttgttctccaaATTAGAGTTTCTTGTTATTTTGTATCCAAATTAAAGATCCAATTAATGTTCTTATGAATTTTATGATGATTACTTAAGTTGTTCTGTAGATTTGATtaaggatgtggttgtaggatttcctgcaactacaatttaATCTGTGTCGGAGCTACGTGTGGACAGTTGTCCTTCCTAGTCCACAGGAAATAGGTGAGAAaatttaggttaaggttaaatgAAATTGATATTTGTCCCCCTGCTATTTCGGAAATAAATGAAAACCTAGGTTATACTGGTAAAGTTCATAAAAATTAGTGGGAAATAATGGAAAACACCTGAGATCAAAACAGAAAGTGGTAAAATAATCGTTTTTTCTTTAAAACCGAGAATTCCATTcttagaaaagaaaaggaaacagtgCGAGACAAGATGATGCTTTAGGATGTCAATTATTTGCAGaaaatagggttttttttttcgGCCTTACGGCTGCCACTTATGGTGTTTTACTTCATATAGTTGTCCCTTCTGCCAAAAATTCTTGGCTCCGCCGCTGAATATGGTGTCCCCGAGTCTTAATCAATTCCAAAATAAAAACTTataaccaaaaaataaaacacaTGATCAAAAAATTACCGTTTATGTCCCTGAAATGATAACCTATATGACTGCATAACGAATGCAGAAGGAACAATTTTCGAGTGACTCCAAAAGTTATCACCGTCAACAGCGCTATATTTGAGTGTGCAGCATGAGTTTAGTAGGAGTGCTTCCATCCCTCACTGGTCAACTTGACTCATTTGACTAGCAAAGGACGATTCTTTTCCCGTCCTTAATTGGTCGACTGAACTTTAGACTTATTTCAAAAACTCTTATGAAAAAATTACTGTGGTGGGTAAGAATGGTATACACACGTTGGAAATAGTCCAAAATATATAAAGTTTACAAATATCTATGATATAATAATTTGAAAGGTACATCATTCTAAATTTTACTACAATTGAAACTCCATTAGTTAATATTCGATTATTTAATAATCTCTCTAAACTAATATAATTTTCTGATCCCAATTAGGTTTACAAAAATCTGAATTCTAATTCGTTAACTATATAATCCGCTTAGTTAATAAATTTTACTAGTGTCAAAGGAGTTCATTTATAGAGTTTCAACTGTGTTTATCCATAagaatataattgtaaaaaatacttaaagatATATCCAGAGATATCCATGTTTCCTCCCTAAGATTGTATACCCAAAGATATCCCTTTTTCCTTAAGAATAGTGCAAATTTAAAATAGGTCATTTTTGCCTTGATACATGATCAGCCTTATCAGTTGCGAGTTCCGTTTCCGAGAGAAACGTATTGTAGGGTTTGCAAGCTTGAGGAAATCCTTCAAATTACGGATACCAATCTTTCCCAACCTTGGGAAGTGCTATGAGCATATTAACATGATGCATGTGGTTGATTTAGGGCAGCCGGAGTTGTTCACCAAACAAGGACATAACAAATGGAGAAATTCCGACAATTTTCTATTTCTTAGCAAAACTTCCAAAAACAACATCTCAGTGGGTAAAGGTTCAAGACTTCACGAATAACTCCgcctaaaatggtatttttcGTGTTTTTATGTGGTTTTCCTTTTTTACCGAAATGTAATTTATTTTGAGAAAGTAAGTTTCATGTTGTTTTAATGGTTTTGGTATtattggaacttaggacctaagggtcgcTAAGGGCCAGCTCAAGTTGTGCATGTACTacgtatgctagtagtaggtCTAGCAAGGTGTTTTATCCTAAAGGCATCGGTCCTGTAGAGGATATAGCATCACTTTTGCGTGTAGCCGGGCGTTTATGTTTTAAGGACGACATGTTGAACGCGTGACacactctgttttccaaagttttgccatGTTGATGTCGCGGAGACCTGGGGATCTCGTCCACTTTTTCAAATTGATCACTTCTACgacaaaggagctaagtatcaataacttgtgtttatttttttcttttcttattaatATAATATGTAACGTCCGttatccatttttttttaacgACATCTAACCCTTCTGTCGAGTTGTTAAGCACGTTCAGaatgaagaacaacaaacaatTTGCCTACTGATTTGTTTCAGTTGTGAACCGAACTTCTCTTTGTAACTTCCATAAAATCGTAATTTTTTCTGATTTAAATATAATCTAATAATCGAAACACAAGAAAATAAGACTTGGATTTGTGAGAAATACCTTCTGTTGCGGATATCCTTGCAACGAgcaagagaaaaaggaagaaaaaaaccgaagaaaatttttcataaaaacattcagaataaaaaggataaatttaaaaataaaatttgaaagcAACTAAATGTATCTAGGTAATTCAGCTACCCGTCAGACATCCCTTATAACCCATCCTAAATAGGAAAACCATACCCTTACAACCCCACACACCCGCCTAAATCCATTATGCTAGTAtatattgtttttcttcttcctaccAAAGCGATTAGAACAACGGAGGAGTCTGCTAATTAAGGCCCTTATTAGGTGTTCAGTGTTCTAGAGGGAGCTAAAGTTGCTAATATGTTAATTTCAAGGTAAAGTCCAGTGGTGGCTTATAGTCTCCGGGCCGGGTGCTTTGTGTTCAACCCCCGGTAGGTTTGACGGTATCATTTGGTATCTAAATACTTCCTCCTCACCTCTTCATGAGTCGTAGCAAGTATTCTTGCTGAGATTTATCGTGTGTAAGGTTTGTTGTTGATTTTTCCAtactttttttgtttcaaaataatagaCCAATTTTATGTTTAGTTTATACATAAAACCAGcatattttatgtaatttatACATGAAACTAATCTATTTTTCTGAAACTGATGTACTATTTATTTTTTGATGACCGGAAATGCTATTCACCTCCCTATTCTCCACCTCCCTATTCACCTCCCTCTAATCTAAGCCCTACATCTCTATCGAGATCCGTATTCAGGTTCAGGTGGGGTTCACCATTCTCTTAATATGGGGTTTAGATTGTAGGGAGGTAAATAGGAAGATGGATAATAGGAAGTTGAATAGCATTGCCGTTTGATGGCCAACAGAAAAGTAAAGAGAGTTCATAAAATCTGTATAATTGGGGGATTTATTAGTAGGGAATTGATAACTATAGTCGAGATGAAGGACATTATAGACATTTCTTTAAGAAAAAGGGTAGAGTCAATTTCTCCTCATAAGTTTTTATTACCTTCCTTTCTCAAACACGATCCTCCCCTCCTGTTAACATGACTCATCATTTAGTAGGGATGTAAAGTATGTTGTGCAGACATGTAAAATTTAAGCGTAATGCAACACATCATACGACCTGACATAACATATAGCTTAATCCGCACCAGCAATGCGCTTTCTAATCAGTGCCACTAATACTTTTTCTTCCATTCATTAGCAACCGCTGAGAGTGAATTGTAAGAAGACCCCCCTTCATTTATAGCTTCACTCATTAATATTTGATGCTGTTTAGCTCTACTTCTCAAACGAAAACCCTTATGATCAATGTCTTCATTTCCTTCATTATCCATTGACAACCTAACTAATCTTTCAATCTCTTCCTTAACCACGACTCCATTTTCAGTACTTTTAACTCTCACGGCAACCCCAATCTCTTCTTCAAGCATTGCAGTGTTACTCCGTTGTTCTGCGTATAATGGCCATGCTATCATGGGCACACCATGGCATATGCTTTCAGTTAGAAAATGGATTTTGGTGAATAACTTCCACACTTAAACTGTGGAGTCGACATGTTATTTATACAAGAACTCAGAGAAGTTGTTACAACAGTTTAGCCTATTCAAAAGCAATGGATGCTATTTTAATGCTAACTGAAAAACCCTATGACTTATCTGATAGTACCCAGTCTTTCCTTTTCGTAAGGTATTCATCCTGAATCCGTTGACAGTTTTGAGCCGGTAAGAATCTTATGGTTAACATTCCCCCTCAAGTTGTACCGAGTTTACGAATGTGCAACTTGTTACGTAAGATCTGAAATCTTGGTGTTGGAAGACCCTTGGTAAAAATGTCAGCTATTTGATCACGGGAACTGATGAACTGCACCTTCAAGTGATTGCTAGCCACCCTTTCTCTTACAAAATGGTAATCTATCTCGATATGCTTCGTTCGAGCATGGAAAACTGGATTTGCTGTAAGATACGTGGCGCCCAAGTTATCACACCACAACACTATGCAGAGATATTGATTCCAAGTTCAAGAAGCAATGACTCAATCCAAATTAGCTCAGAGGTTGCAATGGCAATGCCTCGATATTCTGCCTCAGTGCTAGATTTGCTGACTGTCTTCTGTTTTCTTGCGCTCCACGAGATCAGATTCCCACCAAAGTAAATACCATAACCACTAGTGGATCTACGATCATCTAGGTAGCcggcccaatcagcatctgagtaGCCATGCAAAGAAAAATCACGTGAAGGTTGTATATGAAGGCCATAATCTATTGTGTTCTTTAGATATCGAAGAATACGTTTCACTTGTTCCCAATGTTTAACATAAGGATTGTGCATATACTGGCACACCTTATTAACATCTACTGAAATATCTGTCCTCGTGAGATGTAGATATTGTAGAGCACCGACGATGCTGCGAAACAAGGTACAGTCCGCAAATTTATCACTGCCCGTCTGCCGTAACTTCAAGCTTGAAGACAACGGACTAGACACTGGTTTTAAACCATCTAGTTTAGTTCGTTTGAGAAGATCTGCTATATACTTGCGCTGAGAGAGGATTAAACCACTACGTTGTCTTATAACTTCAACACCCAGAAAGAAGTGTAGATCCCCCATGTCTTTTATTGCAAACTCTTCACCCAGTTCTTGAATTAGTCGAGCTACAAGTGAAGAGTTCGACCCTGTAACAATTATGTCATCCACATAAACCATCACATATGTCATTGATTGTTTGGTTTTCAAGACAAACAAGAAAGTGTCCGCAACTGAACCTTTGAAGCCAAGTTTGATGAGATGGTTACTGAGCCGAGAAAACCATGCATGCGGAGCCTGCTTTAGCCCATATAACGACTTATGCAGTTTACACACATGAGTTGGATTATTAGTATCTACATAGCCTGCTGGTTGTTTCATATAGACTTCCTCTTCCAGAGTTCCATGGAGGAAAGCTTTTTCAACATCCAGTTGCTTCAACGGCCAATTTTTCATCACAGCAATGGTCAGAACTAGCCGTATAGTACATGGTTTTATAACTGGACTAAAGGTATCACCATAATCCACCCCTTCCTGTTGATTAAAACCTTTTGCCACCAGTCGAGCCTTACGCTTATCAATGGTTCCATCAGGGTTTTGTTTTACACGATAAACCCACTTTGAGCCAACAACATTCATGCCTAGTTGAAATGGAACTAGAGAATATGTTCCGTTTTTGATGAGAGCATTTATTTGATTATCCATAGCCGCTCGCCATTCTGGAAGTTTGCATGCTTCTGATTAACATGTAGGTTCCATGAATTCGGAATCATTGAGTGGGTGTTTAGTTGCAGACAAACATAGTTTTTGAACAGGCTTGTTGATTCCATATTTTTCCCTTGTTTGCATTGGATGAGTAGAGGATATGGCATGAGAAGTATTTACGTCAGAGCGGTCTTGAAGTGGCATACTTGTGACTGAATCAGCAGCAGAGATAGTGTGAGTATTTCGATGTGATGTAGATGTAGTTGGAGAGTCTTGGGAGTGTTCCGAACTGACCATATCAGTGCCCATACTTGATGGTAGTTCTGGAGATGGAACTACAATATTTTGTTACGTAGAGAGATATTGTCTACGCCTAAAAGTAGGAGAGTGTAAAAAAGAAGTATCAGAAGGCTCATTACCTTGACTGTGCACCGGAACACACTGCTGCTTTGGGCTGAATGGAAACGATTGTTCTTCAAACCTTACATGTCGTGTGATATAAATCCGACCAGTCTCTCGATGTAAGCAAATATAACCCTTATGAGAACTACTGTATCCAATAAAGACACGTGGGAGAGATCTAGGTTCTAGCTTGTTCGAGTTATAAGATCTGAGACAAGGATAAACTAGACAACCAAAAACTTTTAAAAACTTGTAATCTGGTTCTTTATGAAAAATAAGTTCTAGTGGAGTTTTGACTTCTCTGGATGATTTAGGCAGACGATTAATTAAGTAACAGGCAGTGACGAACGCATCAGCCCAAAATGATGAAGGCATATGCGCCTGAAATAAAAGTGCTAAACCAGATTCAGTGACATGGCGAATACGTATCTCTGCTATTCCATTTTGTGGTTATGTATGAGGACaagaaaatatgtgttgaatACCAGATTCATTCAAATCTTTGTAAACTTTTTATACTTTAAGGCATTGtcagattgaaaaatcttaatcctatgatctgtaagattttcaACTTGTTTACAAAAATTTATAAAGATGGACAGATCATCATAACGTTGTACTAAAGGAAACACCCAAGTGAAATGAGAATAAACATCCATTATTAGCATGTAATATCGAAAACCAGACCTGGATAGTTTAGGGGAGAACCAGATATCAGAAACAACCAAAGACAATGGTTTATCATAAGATGTACTGCTGAGACAAAAGGGAAGTTTTCTGCTTTTACTAACATGACAAGAGTTGCAAAAATTAAACATTGTATTCGAAACTGGAAGCGAAAACCTATGGCAAATGCTAGACACGGTACGTAGCATAGGATGACCCAGACATTGATGCCATGTCGGCATGGAAGATGCAACATTAACTTGAAGAGACCCTGGTTTGCTGATTTGTGTAAGGCCGTCAAGAATGTACAGTCCATTCCTATTCAGTCCGCGCATCAGCAGCTTTCCCGTTGCCTTGTCCTTTACAAAGAAATGAGATGTGTGAAACTCAAAGAAAACACAATTATCTTTGCAAAATTGGGAAACCGATAACAAGTTTGTCTTGATGTTGGGTACATGAAAAATGTTATTCAAATAGAATAATCTTGAGTTATGTGTGAAAGAAGCATTACCAGTATGAGTAATGTTTAGTGAATTACCATTACCCACATACACTTGTTCTGTGCCTGTATATTCATGAGGGATTGTTAAGTTGTTCATATCAGCTGTTAGATGATTGGTAGCACCAGAATCAGTTACCCATTGGTTCCCAAATGATGCTTCAGGGAATGCAATGTACGCAGCCTGTGATTTTGGTTGATTGTTGCTTGGTTTGTAACGGAACCAGCATCTATCACCAAGGTGACCTTTCTTCTTGCAGATTTGACACTTCTCAGCAGTGTTGTTGCTTTGCTGAGGAGACTGGAAACGACGTTGAGGCTGATTTTGTTGATAATGGAAAGGTTGTTGATTTTGATGGCTGTAGTTGTGTTGGGGTATTCGTCGTCTCGATGTAGATGAAGTTGCAACATGTGCAATGGGTTGTTGGATTTCATCAAGCTGACGTGTGATACACATATCAAAGTTGAGAAGATGTGAGTAAAACAGATCCATGCTCAGGTTCTCCATTGTGCTTAAGGTGGAGACAATCGAATCATACGCCTGGTTCAACCCATTGCTAATGGATTGCTTCTTTTCATCATTACTGACTGTATATCCAGATGATGCAAGCTGTGCAAATAGGTCTTTAGCCTCATTTAAAAAGACTCTTGAAGATTTGTTACCTTTGCTGAAGTTGTGTAGCTGCTTTTTGAGATTCATCTGGTGAAACTTTGTCTTTGGAGCATATTCTTCCTCCAATGCATCCCATACCTCCTTAGATGTATTAAGATCACGTACAACCCCAAGACATTCTGGGGTAAGAGTTGAGTTCAACCAACCCACAAAAAGAGAGTCTTGTTCTTCATATGCATTGAACTCTGGATTTTCAGCATCAAAATCTGGTAGTGTTCTGGGAGGTATGATTTTTGTACCATCAATAAAGCCAATTAATCCATGGCCCTTCAGAATTGGTTTAAACTGTGTCTTCCACAGTGGGTAGTTGGTTTCGGTGAGTTTGAGAGTTACCAGATGATGAATCTGGATGTTTCTTAGCTGAGTTGTTGTCGACATATTTGGTAATTTACTGTTTGTTTTGAAGTGTTTGGAAGCGTAGCTTGGATCAaggctgataccaagttagaaaATGGATTTTGGTGAATAACTTCCACACTTAAACTGTGGAGTCGACATGTTATTTATACAAGAACTCAGAGAAGTTGTTACAACAGTTTAGCCTATTCAAAAGCAATGGATGCTATTTTAATGCTAACTGAAAAACCCTATGATTTATCTGATAGTACCCAGTCTTTCCTTTTCGTACGGTATTCATCCCGAATCCGTTGAGAGTTTTGAGACGGTAAGAATCTTATGGTTAACACTTTCTAATGTCGAATTCCAACCACAGTGACTTAGAAACCCACCTACTGCTGAGTGACCGAGTAATTCTGTTTGTGGTGCCCACGTAGGTACCACCAAGCCTACTCCATTGATCCTGTTTTGATACTCACGTGGTAAATATTCATCAGGATTGTTCTCTTCGTTACCCACACTGAAAAATGATGCTGAAACGTCCACTTCTACAGGTTTTCGAACGACCCATATGAACCGTTTTTGACTCAGTTTTAAACCCCATGCTAACTCTGTCGTCTGTTCAGCTGATAATGTCCCACCGCTGCCGAATGATACGAAAATCACTGAATCCTTAGGTTGCTGGTTAAGCCATGTCGTGATATAAGAATGTTCATCTTTCATTACTTTTGCGGATGATGGCTTAATAAGTGGACCAACTGGATATCTCCGTGGAGTACCTAGTTGTCGTAGGGTTGGATCTTCTCGCAATGCTTTAACAGTTTTAGGCTCAAGATCTTGGCTCGTGTTTAAGAGAATTCCATCAGCTAATTGAAAGCGGCTTGCGTGGTGTAAGAACCAGTTTTACCCATCGGTCTTGCGATTTCTGACCGGATCCACTAGGTTTCTTAGATGAAGCGGCTTACAACCAGGGATTTGTATTGGGTCTTTGAGATCAACGAACTCACCTTGCACTTGGCTATCAAGTATGGGAAAATATATCATGAAGGGGAGCAAATCAGCTGCAGGGCAAA
Proteins encoded in this window:
- the LOC113326360 gene encoding anthocyanidin 3-O-glucosyltransferase 5-like, whose translation is MKDEHSYITTWLNQQPKDSVIFVSFGSGGTLSAEQTTELAWGLKLSQKRFIWVVRKPVEVDVSASFFSVGNEENNPDEYLPREYQNRINGVGLVVPTWAPQTELLGHSAVGGFLSHCGWNSTLESVWFGVPMIAWPLYAEQRSNTAMLEEEIGVAVRVKSTENGVVVKEEIERLVRLSMDNEGNEDIDHKGFRLRSRAKQHQILMSEAINEGGSSYNSLSAVANEWKKKY